The sequence gacataatacGACTATCTGGTGTTATGGAACATTCTCGAATTTTCTCAATCTTTCTCGGTTTTTCAccgtgtttgtatattataaaacatctttgtaattgtttttaattatttatgggtctttatttatttgtttacaaaagTAGTtcgacttttattttttataaaatgttcaaaatcaaatttaaattactaaaatatataaggaatgaatacattttaaattatcacaaGAAAGGATTGTAGTTGGCCAATGGccttaatataaaaacaattagaatatttaattatttcatatttttataaaaaattgaacttcAAATATCTATGAAAACAaaagttatatgtattttttggtTGTTTAAAAACTCCTTATTAATAACCTTGTAAAACACAATACTATACGAAAACTTcaacaataatgtaaataacCATACAGAATATGGTTGCCATTTATTTGAGATTAGAAATCgggacattttattttaaggacCTCTCCAAACATTTGAGctttgtaagtacctattagctattttgatattcattattatttatgtacattagaAGTACCCTAGAAGAATGAACCTCCCCAGCTctctatttactaattattttaaatataatatgaattatgataattaaaatataataataagaataataagattatagttcttttattttatttacatttttagtattactCATCAAAACCATAGAGTAATATTACCCTATGGTATAAACAAAGTAGTTTATCAATaacatgtttataaattgaacaaaactataccaacaattattatgatggaTAATAGGTTAATTGAAGGTAACGACAGAATTTCTAAAATCACCCATATGACGTTTGGATGTGCCTATACAATTTTGCCTAATCACTGATAGTAATATATCAAATGTTTGTTCCGcggtgtttgtatattataaaacatctttgtaattgtttttaatgatttatgggtctttatttatttgtttacaaaagTAGTTATCGCCATAAGTAACCATAGTACCATACAGAATAACAGAATAGGGTTGCCATTTATTTGAGATTAGAAATCAggacattttattttagggaCCTCTTCAGTCTCCAaacatttgattatatttgGCTAGTCTAACACTATTGGTATATTTACAAACATCTAGTTTCAACTACCTTCTTAACTTTCTTTCAcattgttcaattattttttaagtcttgTAGAGCTTAAACAAATCaagcaaataattaaatacctttttttttttcacttaaggCGGCTCTTAGTGACTATTATTTAAGGGGAAAAATTTAGGCAATTTCTTATTTAATCGTCGCCACTCGTGATCTTTGTGTTAGtcgtaaatgattattagtgtgAGTGTGGTTCTATATATGTACCACCACTTCCGCTCCATTGATCAGGTAGTTCGGACATTCCGATTGCGTCGCGTACTTGCGAGTTGCGTGTCTTATCGTTATCGTAAAACCATTGTTgggattttacaattataatttatcagataatgaattatgattaattatgacAATACACAAGTAAACAACctggatttaattttattacatatagtaTAGGAAATAGGTCAAATaggaatatgtatatactatatagaacatattaaacaggtttgtacatttatttaaaatcacttACTTTTTTGTCATGGATATAAATACAgaatatataacacataataataatactgtagtcGTTgttgtatgtaaaattattaaaaaataggtaataactaatctCTGATAGGTAAACCACGATGAAAACGGGAGTCTAATATTTCAAGTAACAAATGGTCatgataaaatgaaattaattgttGCTGCATTCGTTGTTCAAAAAAAGCATCATCTCGTAATATCTTTTGGTACAGCATGCCTGAAAATGTAAATgagaatgataaattaaatatttagtaaggaatgcaatatcgtatttttataaaattggtttCTCGTCGAAATGTGGCGGTAATAATGTAACTAATGTAAGAATTATgtgtaaattgtaaatcaataattgtagcttgaaattttttcatagttattagCTACTTCAGAATACccagtacaaaatataatcattctTTTTATCGGAAATACCAATTGTTTTACCAAGTGTAATAAAGAATACctaataccaataattattgtttattgtacacCATCTATAtcgataacattaaattaatattaaaaaaatataaattccacTTCCACAATATTTTGACGagatacctataaaattatatacataatttacataccTTTGGATGACCACAAGACGAAATAACAGTAAGATCTTTGTGTTACATATAGTTGTCCTTGTATTTGATAGTAGTaattatcatttgtttttaaatttaattttccatcGATGAGTGTCGcaaatttcaattttccacATTGAATAGCATCTTCGGGTGTAAGATCTTTTATAGTGTATGGACATTTAATTTCTATGATACCATCGTCGTCGATTAACCCATCAGGACTTGCAgccaaaaaattatatgttttatcaaCAAATAAACCAGCgggtttaatttttaagttgatcTCTTTTTCAAAAGAAATTCTTGCTATAGGTTCATTTTCAATACCATAGTTTGTAGATGAGTTACCGgaaaatgcattatataatatagttttaacagTGTTTTTTCTTGAAGTTGTTACTCGTAATTTACAAACCTTTCCAAAATTTGAGGCTGTCAATCGTATACTTCTCTCAGCTTTCCATAGGTCACTTTCCGACTgattttttgtagatttttctaatattttaatttcttcattGGTCTTTGATAAGCGctctaaaaattgtaattttttaatattaaattccttTGGTTCTATATCTAATATTTGAGATTCTTCTTGAATACATCCATAGTCTCTGTCCGGGCCAATATACGTTTTTTTACTAGGCTTGATATTTCCAAACAATTGTCGTCGTTTTAATTTagtgttatttttgtttgaacgtTGTTCTATAAAACGCTTAGTAAATACACCTGGACTtgattttgtcatttttttgtgtaatatacttatatgtgaTGGACCTGTATTTAAGGAAGTTAGAGCAATATGACACCGTGTTTGGTAAGAcccttttaaagaaaaattaatacgcTTTCCACCCACGTATTTGGCGACTACGCTATTATAATTTTCGACacagttattattaacattgtgaATTAAACTTGAAGAATGGTGTGCCAACAAATTTCTTGCTGCTAAAATGTCATTCCAAAGACCGGATTTTTCCAAATCGGGCACTAAATTATTTTCACCGTCTTTTGGACCCATACAAAAATACTGGGCACAATGTGTATGGTGTCCAAATACATGGTAAGGTCCATTCAAAATATCTGATTTAAGTAATTTGACtttttcgataatattttttttcattttactacGAAATTTTATGGCTTCCGTAACAGCATATCGAAGAcggagtaaattattttttaaaaaagttcttTGAACACCTGGAACAATATTTCCATTTGTACACTTGCGTCGACTAGCTGTTTCACGAAGTCGGTTTATATAATTTCTGAGTAAATGATTTGTACactctattttttttacattcaaatccggTCCATAtggtttagttaaatttaagttcTTTATCACGCTACTATCACCATCTCCGATTAACTTGTCATATATTAAGTTATGCATTGGAATACTCTCCTTGAATCCTTCCACTATTATACTTGATTCCATCGAAGTAGAGGTACTATCCCAATTCTTATAGCATATGTGAGACCTGGTTTGTTCATTCTGTTGGGAAGCTCGatgacaaataatacaatatttattttttacgccaacaaataaacatttttttgtattccaTCCAAATATGGAAGCGACACCAGATAAAGCATTATAATTGCTTTTATATGATCTCTTGGACCACGCACCATCAGCAATTACGGTTATTAACGGACGACCTTGTTCATCTACGTCTCCGTTTTCAATTGCAATTTTCGATTCTTCTTGTCCAGCTTTTTTCATCTCTTCCAaacttacattaaatatattttgacttaCTTCCTCGTGAATATTTTGATAAGTGGGAAATGACATACAATACATATCAAGTATACCGCAAAATTCTTCCAATTGGGAATACCCTTGTCCCGTGTTTAATACGGCAGAGGTAACTGCTGTATTAATGTTGAATCCTTTTCGTTCAGGATCTTCCGAGTAAATATTTTCCAACGTACCacacatattacatttaaaaacaaatgtgctaaaaaacccattttttttttcatttataattgttaagttAGAAAATGTACAGTCAAACTTGTGTTGAATACTTTGAATGGCCTTGAATAAGTACGCTATATCAACAATTCTTCTGCCttgtaatatatatctatttcaaaaaaatattattattatacgtcacgACGAGAATATTTCGCGCGTAGAGGCGAGTTAAAATTGTGAgtgtaatatcaaaaaattattttaaatttaaaatcaattcaaaacttaagtataatttatataatttacaaaataatgtttatattttttagattttgtcaaaattctaactttaaacgactaaaaaaatatattgtgactatagatttttaatatttttaattatcagtataaatagctcaaaaaaagtACTTAGAATTTTGAGTTCTCTAAAAGTCTAAAGCACAAACTACtaactacatacattttttatacaaaacaaccCTCAAAGTTAAAAtcgaagcaaaaaaaaaatgtgtagttattgaaataaaaactaaaaaatattgaacttatatatattctaataaatattaaatacttactcttctgcgtttttttcttgtttatcaGATACTACTAATCTGTACGtagaatgaaatatattattatttatacgtgacATATCTGCGTCGTCCTTAttacttctaaataataatagaaatattaaaaaaaaaagctatggTAGGAAAGTGGGTATCACTCTGTTCTATTATAGAAATGGAAAGAgcaggtcactataatggatgtgttaaatttgaatgcaaaggCAGATatcattgtacataaaaaatgattctgaacggagatgatttatcagtctaggataattagtaggatatatgatattattacctatatttaaattgtaatatttcgtattttacgtgatttcataaaaaattaaatttcataggctcataaaatgttttctatattgacgttataatttttacagttatttgaataaagggttttttaaccttaggtaaaaattacaaaaatgttatgaattttaaacttcaaaattccttgcaagttttcgcgattttgacatattttgtaaacatttgaagtttaaatatttataaaccaaaATTGTGACCaacggtttttgattttttttactatgataagtacaacgtataataaatcttgtattaaattttaaaaaatttttggattgccaaattttttttatcgcatttcaaaaaaaaaaatcgaaaacttcaattgcctataaatactcgtagcttaaaaaagtcaaaatattttaaaaatttaaccgtAAATAGTTAACgctaaaatttcaagtatttacaatgattcgtttttccgttatttttttagggttttccTGACACTTTTGAAAGCTACTTTTTCTCTTTTGTTTTGACCTTCTAAGTACCAATtagattcattttccttttAAAGAAGATCTGTAGTCAAAAATTAAAGCAGTATcatactactccaaaacgtgatggtgacagacacacacaaaaaaacacatcatatcattgtaaaatcaatatattcatattaataaatataaaagaataattacaaattagtaattacctgcTATCAGTTTCATCATGAGTTTGGTCATCATTTTCATTTGAAACATTAGAATGATCCAAAatctattacaaaaaataatgaataatatattatataatggtatacCTATCAAGTGCGAACGCAGGAAACATTTCGAGGGGAGGggagtaaaaaaatttatataaatattatactattcatttgtaggtcaggtaatttatataaacaaaataactcgTAGATACCTACCTGAATATCGTTGTCCTCTaaagttttagaatttttagactgtaaatttttcaaattgtgtCTTAATTTTTTCCGTGGTGCAGTCAATTTTGGACGCATCTTTTTACTATATCGCCAATCactcatttttataaactttttattatttgcaaatgCATAAAATCAACACAAACTGCACTGATGGTAATAACTTACTAAtagcattgattttaaatactagtatttataataaatgcaattactttatataatataaaatataaaattagtatttcgAAGAAATTCGAATCGATAACAATAGATTTCATATCGCCCGGATGTGGGCGAACGGAATGATTACGTTCCATAGCATACGTACGCGCATGCACAAGTCATCGTACGaatattcgaaaaatatttttgtacatacacAACAATGAATAATTCTAATAAGCTGGCGAAAAATTAACATACTTCTAGTAatcctattttaattttgaaaaattatttgaacttaTTACCCTCTACTCTATGTTTTGTAGGAAATAGATTTTGGATATTTTGGATAATTTACGTAGTACGGttctaaataactaaattaatttttcaaaattaacatgCACTTTAATGtgctaacaaaacaaaaaaataaaaaagtatttcctaCAAAACATAGAGAAGAAGGTAACAAGTTCaaaacttttttcaaaattaaaattggactACTAGAAGTCTATTTATTTTTCGCCAGCTTATTGGTCtaaatgtatgaaaattgtATTCGCTTAGAGCcgccttaaaaaaaaattcttaaccaCATTATATCGATCGGTTAGTTTATACCACGGTAGATAATCTAGGTTAGGTTTAAacgatcattttttattttgtaaacaccccaatattaaataaacaaaaaatttattcgatttttttgaGTTAAGATAGGCTTAATGGTGAACAGTGAACAACAAAACAGAACCACTCTCTGTTTCTAAAaatttttgagaaaaatattatcCAAATTTTTTCAGTAATCTATAAGCTTCAAACAAATGTACATaacttatatgttataa is a genomic window of Rhopalosiphum padi isolate XX-2018 chromosome 4, ASM2088224v1, whole genome shotgun sequence containing:
- the LOC132929267 gene encoding uncharacterized protein LOC132929267 — encoded protein: MCGTLENIYSEDPERKGFNINTAVTSAVLNTGQGYSQLEEFCGILDMYCMSFPTYQNIHEEVSQNIFNVSLEEMKKAGQEESKIAIENGDVDEQGRPLITVIADGAWSKRSYKSNYNALSGVASIFGWNTKKCLFVGVKNKYCIICHRASQQNEQTRSHICYKNWDSTSTSMESSIIVEGFKESIPMHNLIYDKLIGDGDSSVIKNLNLTKPYGPDLNVKKIECTNHLLRNYINRLRETASRRKCTNGNIVPGVQRTFLKNNLLRLRYAVTEAIKFRSKMKKNIIEKVKLLKSDILNGPYHVFGHHTHCAQYFCMGPKDGENNLVPDLEKSGLWNDILAARNLLAHHSSSLIHNVNNNCVENYNSVVAKYVGGKRINFSLKGSYQTRCHIALTSLNTGPSHISILHKKMTKSSPGVFTKRFIEQRSNKNNTKLKRRQLFGNIKPSKKTYIGPDRDYGCIQEESQILDIEPKEFNIKKLQFLERLSKTNEEIKILEKSTKNQSESDLWKAERSIRLTASNFGKVCKLRVTTSRKNTVKTILYNAFSGNSSTNYGIENEPIARISFEKEINLKIKPAGLFVDKTYNFLAASPDGLIDDDGIIEIKCPYTIKDLTPEDAIQCGKLKFATLIDGKLNLKTNDNYYYQIQGQLYVTQRSYCYFVLWSSKGMLYQKILRDDAFFEQRMQQQLISFYHDHLLLEILDSRFHRGLPIRD